The DNA region TCGCGCGCTCCAGCGTCGGCTGGCGCGTGGCGCGCAGCAGCTCCTCGACCGGGCCGGCGAAGCGCACGCGCCCGTCGGCCAGGAACGCCACGTCGTCGGCCAGCTCCTGCAGCTCGCTCATGACGTGCGACGTGAGCACCAGCGTGCGTCCCTCGTCGCGCGCGGCGAGGATGCGGTCCTTCAGCGCGCTGCTGGCGACCGGGTCGAGGCCCGCGGTCGGCTCGTCGAGGATCAGCAGCTCGGGGCGGAAGAGGAACGCGAGCACCGCGTTGACCTTCTGCCGCGTGCCGCCCGAGAGCGCGCGCATCGGCTTGTCGAGGTGCGGCGCGAGCGCGAAGCGCTCGATCAGGCTCTCGTCGCGCGCGACGTCGTGCGCCACGTCCGCGCCGGCGGTGCGCCGCAGCTCCACGAGCATCGCGATCAGCTCCGCCGCGCTCAGGTTCTCGGGGTAGCGCGCGATCTGCGCCATGTAGCCGATGCGCGCGCGGTACGCGTCGCCGCGTGCGCCGGCGCCCACGACGGTCTCGCCGCCGAGCAGCACCTGGCCGCCGTCGGGGCGCGTGAGGCCGAGGATCGACTTGATGAGCGTCGTCTTCCCGGCGCCGTTGGGGCCGAGGATCGCCGTCACGCGGCCGGGCCGCACGGCGAGGTCCACGCCCTTGAGGACGTCGAGCCGGCCGAAGCGCTTGGTGAGGTTCCGGATCTCGAGCATGGGAGCGTGGGGTCAGCGCGCGAGCGCGCCTCTGGGGCCAGCGCCGTGCGGCCGCATGGCCGGGCGCGCGTCGGCGATCGTCTCGGGCGTGAGCGCGGGGATCACCCGCTCGGCCGCGTCCATCAGGTCGACGAAGAAGCTGCGCAGGAGCACGAGCGACGGCTCGTGGTTCGCGACGAGGAGGGAGAAGAGGCGCACGGGCCGGTGCGGCACGTCGCCGCGCCCGTCGCGATCGAGGTCGTAGCCGCGGTAGCCGTCGTAGTAGTTGGCGGCGAACGTGGCGCCGGCGTCGCGGGCGTTGGTCGCGACGTCGAAGGTGTTGGCGAGGAAGTCGTTGCCGGCGAAGCGCGCGTCCTGCGTGTTCGCCTGCAGCTGCACGGCCCAGCCGTTGCGCGCGAACCGGTTGCCCTCGACCACCAGGCGCGTGGCGCCGTCGGCCATCAGCGCGACGGTGTTGTCGCTGAACGCGTTGTCCGCCAGCACCGGGTCGCCGATCTCCTTCAGCAGCAGCCCGTAGGCGGACGCGCCGCGCGCGGCCTCGAAGCGGTTGCCGCGCATCTCGACCTGCCGCGTGTACATCACCGCCACGCCGGCGCCGTTGGCGCGGAAGGTGTTGGCCAGGTAGCGCGACGAGTCGGAGTACATGAAGTGCAGCCCGTAGCGCAGGTTGCCCGCGCTGACGTTGCGCTCCACCCGGCCGTGGCGCACGAACTCGAAGTAGATCCCGTCGCGGTGGCCGCGGACGTCGTTGTCGGCCACCAGCACGTCGCGCGAGCTCCAGAGGTGGATGCCGTTGCCGCTGGCGGCCTCGCTGGTGGCGTGCGCCACGAGCCGGTTGCCCGTCACGCGGCAGTCGGTCACCTCGGCGAGGTAGACGCCGTAGAACGCGTCGTCGAAGCGGTTGCCGGCGATGTTGCAGCCGGACGCCCGCACGACACGCAGCGCGGCGCGGTCCTCGGTGTAGCTGCGCCCGACGTTGGCGAAGCGCAGGCCGCGCACGGTCACGCGGTCGGCGGTCACGCGCAGCAGCTCGCGCGCCCCCTCGCCGTCGAGCGTCGGCCAGCCCTCGCCCTCGAGCGTCAGGGGGCGGTCGACGACCACGGTCGGCTCGCGGTAGGTGCCGCGCCGCACGAGCACGCGGCCGCCCGGCGCGGCGCGCCGCACCCCTTCCGCGATCGTGCGCACCGGGCCGTCGGGCGAGACGACGACGGTCGCGGGCTGCGCGTTCGCCGGCTGCGCGAGCGCGGGCTGCGCGACGGCGAACGCCAGGAGCAGCGCCTCAATGCGCATGCGACGCCCCGCCCGCGAGCCCCTCGTCGCGCAGCAGCGCGAGGACGTCAGACCACGCCATCTCCTCCGCCGCGCGATTCACGCCGCGTCGCGTGGCGGCCAGCCCCCTGCCCATCGGGCTGCCCGCGGGACCGGCGAGCCGGCGGAAGCGCGCGCTGTCCACCGGCACCAGCGTGCCGGGGTGCTCGTAGTCCGTGACCCACCGCCCGCGCGCGTCGCCGCCCCTCGCGAGCGTGTACGCCGCCAGGCACTCGATCGAGTCGAACACGTAGAGCTTCCCCTTCGCCGTCACCAGCTCCGCGCCGAAGCGTGGATCGCCCGCCACCATGCGGCACTCGGCGCACGCCTCGCGGCCGTAGGCGATGGCGCGCGGCACCGCCGGGGCGCAGCCGGCGAGGGCGAGCACGCCGGCGACCGTCGCCACCGCGACGCGGCGCTCCCGGCGCCACGCGACGACCAGCGCAACCACCGCGAGCGCGCACGCCAGCCCCGCGAGCACGCCGCCGAGGTCGGGCCACGAGTGCGCCGTGAAGTTCAGCAGCTGCTTGCTGCCGATGAGCGGCGGCTGGTACGCCATGTCCGGGATGCGGATGATGGCGTGCGGGTCGAGATCGTGGCCGTAGTCGTAGCCCCACTTCCAGAAGTCCACGAGCCCCGCGATGCCCGCCACGCCGAGCGCGCCGAGCCACGCGACCAGCGCGCCGCGCCGTCCCACCAGCGCGGCGGCCAGCCCCGCGGCCACCAGCCCGCCCACGATCCACGGCATGAAGCGCAGCTCGGGGATCGCGTCGGGCTCGATGGCCTTCATGCCGATGTAGTGATTGAGCCCGTTGATGTTCTGCAGGTCGTTCGGCTTGATGCCGTCGACCGTGTGGATCCGGATCAGCATCCCGATCCCCTCGGGGTACTGCGGCGCCTCCAGCTCGATGCGCCAGAGCGGGAAGGCGAACGTGCCCAGGAGGAGCACGGCCGCGAGCGCGGTCAGCACGCGAGAGACGAGGGGGAGTCGGCTAGACATTGAGTGATTCCTGATGGGAGCTGCGTGCTTCGTGCTGCGTGCTGCGTGCACTGCCTCGGGACGCCCCTCACGCAGCACGCAGCACGATGCACGCAGCCGTCAGTCGTTCGCCTTGTGGTTCGCGTGCTGCCCCGCCGCCGGCTTCTCGTACTTGCCCGCGCGCGAGAGCTGCGTCTGCGCCTTCTTCGACACGTTCGCGATCAGCGGCACGTTGGACCCCGCGGGCGAGACGCGGACGTAGCCCGACATCTCCTGGTGCAGCGCCGAGCAGAAGTCGGTGCAGTAGAAGGGGTAGATGCCCGTGCGCTGCGGCACCCACTTGAGCGTGCGCGTCTCGCCCGGCTGCAGGATCAGCTCCGCGTTGTTGGCGCCGAGCACCGCGAAGCCGTGCAGGATGTCCCAGTCCTGCTCGACGTTGGTGACGTGGAACATCACCGTGTCGCCGAGCTGGATCCCCTCGATGTTGTCGGGCGCGAAGTGGCTGCGGATGGCGGCCATCTTCACGTGCACCGTCTTCCCCGTGCGCTCGATCGCGGCCTCGGGCTCGCCCTTGATGCCGTGCGGGTGCGTGCTCTCGGAGAGCTTGAAGAACTTGACCTGCTTGTCCTTGATCAGGCTCGCCGGCAGCGCCTGCGCGTAGTGCGGCTCGCCGATGGTCGGGAAGTCGAGCAGGAGCTTCATCTTGTCGCCGCTGATGTCGATCAGCTGCGCGGACTGCGCCAGCTCGGCACCGGTGGGCAGGTAGCGGTCCTTGGTGATCTTGTTCATCGCCACCAGGTACTTGCCGAACGGCTTCCGGCTGTCGCCCCCCGGGATCATGATGTGGCCGACCGAGTAGTAGACCGGGATGCGGTCGAGCACCTCCCAGGTCCCGAGCTTCCACTTCACGACCTCGGACGAGATGAAGTGCGACGTGTACGCGTTGCCGCGGCCGTCGAACTCGGTGTGCAGCGGGCCGAGGCCCGGCTTCTGCACCTCGCCGGCGAGGATCGCGTCGTACTTCAGCACGGGGATGCCGTCGATCTCCTTCTCGAACGCCCTCGCCTCGATCGCCGCCAGGAGCTTCTTCGCCGAGTGGACCGGGATCACGGTCGCGAGCTTGCCGCCGGCGACGATGTATTCGCCCGTCGGGTCGACGTCGACGCCGTGGGGCGACTTGGGCGTCGGGAGGTAGTAGACCATCCCCGGGCACGCCTTCGGGTCGAGCAGCCGCACCGACGTCTTCTTCTCGGACGTCGCGACGCGCGACTTCTCGTCCATGAAGTTGTGGTAGTACGTGACCGCCGTCGGCTGCGCCTTGCCTTCGGCGACGCACGCCTCCGCCTTCCGGTAGTTCACGGCGGCGATGTAGTCCTTGTCGGCCTGCGAGGCGTTGGTCTCGAGCTTCGTGTAGGCCTGCTCCGAGTTGTACGAGGTGAAGAAGAACCACCCCTCCGACGGTCCCTTGCCCGCGTGCCCGAGGTCGTAGTTGTAGCCGGGCATCAGGATCTGGAACGCGACGTCCATCTTCCCGGGCTGGTCGGCCGTGATGAACGACAGCGTGCCCTTGAAGTTCTCCTTGTAGCTGTCGATCGAGACGTCGGCATTGCTGCCGAGCGGCACGCTGAAGCGCGTGGCACTGACGACGTAGCGCCCGTCGGGCGTCGTGAACGGCGAGGCGTGCCCGCCGGCCGAGTTGGGGAGCTCGAGGATCTCGCTCGTCTCGAACTGCGTGAGGTCGATGCGCGCCACCCGCGGCGTGTTGTTGGCGTTGATGAACAGCCACTTGCCGTTCACCTCGCCCGCCGTCTGCGACAGCTCCGGGTGGTGCGAGTCGTCCCACGGCACGAAGCCGTACGACGTCTGCAGCATCGCCTTGGTCTCCTCGCTGTAGCCGTAGCCGTTCTCGGCGTGCTGCGAGAAGACCGGGATGTGCTTGATCAGGCGGCCGGACGGCAGCGCGTAGACGGCGACCTGGCCACTGAAGCCGCCGGAGAGGAACGAGTAGTACTCGTCGTGCTGGCCGGGCGCGACGTACACGCGCGAGGCGGCGTCGCCCGTCACGAGGTTGGGGCCGCCCTTCGTCGCCGTGGCCTGGCAGGCGAACAGCAGCGTGGCTCCCGCGGTGGCGGCGATGCCGCCGGTGAGGAGCTTGCGGACCGTGGAGGTCATGGGGACAGTCACTCCCGACGCGCCGTGCGCGTGGACGGAGGGAAGGGGAGGTGAGGCGCGCGCCCTCCACGCGCGGCCCGCCGTGGTCCGCGGCACGGCCGGCCCGGTGCGGGTCCGCGTGTCGCGAGCGACCGCCTGGAGCTCGGGCGGCGATCGCTCCGTCAATCATGCGGATATCCGGAATCGCGCCCGTCGGCCGTCGTCCCGATCCGGCGTGCGGGTTGTCCGGGTCGCGCGTGGGGGAATCGCCGTCGGGGAAAGCACGACGGGGCGAGGCGTCAGTGCGCCGCGCCCCGCGTGTCGTGACCTACGATCGGCGTGCCGGACCGCTCTGCCCGTTGGTGAGGATACGGATGCTCCGGATGATACGGATCATGCGGATCGCTCCTCGAGGCGCGACGTCCCATGCACGACGCGGAGCGATCCGGAGCATCCGCGACATCCGGAGCATCCGTATCCCTCCCAAAGGCCCGAGGGCTCGGGCGCGCCGGACCCTGAACGGCGAACGGCATTGCAAGGATGAAGATCGGATAGGGTCTGATAAGGACGGATGGCTCCATGGGGTGCGAGATCCCTCGCCGCCACACGGAGCCATCCGTCGTCATCAGATCCTACCGGATTCTCATCCCTGCAAACGGCGTCTCACAGCTCGACCTGTGCCCCCAGCTCCACGACGCGGTTCGGCGGCAGGCGGAAGAAGGTCGTCGCCGGCCGCGCGTTGCGCGACATGAGCGCGAACAGCCGCTCGCGCCACAGCGCCATCCCCGGCCGCTTCGTCGCGATCAGCGTCTCGCGGCCCAGGAAGTAGGTCGTCTCCAGCGGCTTGAAGGGCAGCTCCGGGTGGCCGAGCGCCTGCAGCGCCTCGGGCACGTCCGCGTCCTCCATGAAGCCGTAGCGCAGCACGACTTCCCACAGCCCGTGCCCGATCTCCGTCACGCGCGCGCGCTCCTCGGGCGGCACGTGCGGCACGCCCTCGGTGCGGATGGTGAGGAACACCACGCGCTGATGCAGCACGCGGTTGTGCTTCAGGTTGTGCAGCAGCGCCGGCGGCGTGCCGGTCGAGCTGCCGTACATGAAGACCGCGGTGCCCGGCACGCGGTGCGGCGGATGCGCCAGCAGGCTCTCGAGGAACGCCTCGCGCGGGAGCGTCCGGTCGGCCATGCGCGAGGCCAGCACGACGCGCCCCTTCTTCCACGTCGAGAGCAGCGTGAACACCACCGCGCCGATCACCAGCGGCACCCAGCCGCCGTGCGGGATCTTGAGGAGGTTGGCGCCCCAGAACGCGAGGTCGATGACGAGGAAGAAGCCCGCCACCGCGCCGGCCTTCAGGATGCTCCAGTGCCACCGCTCGCGCGCGACGAAGTAGAACAGGAGCGTCGTGATCGCCATCGTCGTCGTCACCGCGACGCCGTACGCCGCGGCGAGGTTGGTCGACGTGCGGAAGCCCAGCACCAGCGCGATGCACGACGCCATCAGCGCCCAGTTCACCGACGGGATGTAGATCTGCCCCATCTCGCGCGCCGAGGTGTGCTCGATCTGCACGCGCGGGCTGTAGCCCAGCTGCACCGCCTGCAGCGTGAGCGAGAACGCGCCCGAGATCAGCGCCTGCGACGCGATCACCGTCGCCAGCGTCGCCACGATCACCACCGGCAGCAGCGCCCATCCGGGCACCATGCGGTAGAACGGGTTCGCCACTGCCGCCGGGTCGCGGATCAGCAGCGCCCCCTGGCCCAGGTAGTTGAGCAGCAGCGCCGGCAGCACGAGCCCGAACCACGCGAGCTGGATGGGGCGCCGACCGAAGTGCCCCATGTCCGCGTAGAGCGCCTCGCCGCCCGTGACGACGAGGAACACGGATCCCAGCACGACGAAGCCGTGCCAGCCGTTGTCGAGGAAGAAGCGCAGCGCGTGCGTCGGCACCACGGCCGCGAACACGTGCGGCTCGGCCACGATGTGCGCCACGCCGAGCGCGGCGATCGTCCCGAACCAGAGCACCATCACCGGGCCGAAGATGCGCCCCACCGCCGACGTGCCGTGGCTCTGGAAGAAGAAGAGCGTGGCGATGATGGCGACCGTGATGGGCACGACGTACGGCGAGAGCGCGGGCGTCAGGATCTCGAGCCCCTCGACCGCGCTCAGCACGGAGATCGCCGGCGTGATCATCCCGTCGCCGTAGAGCAGCGCGGTGCCGAAGAGGCCGAGGATGATGAGCCCCCACCGGCCGCGCCGCAGCGCGTGCGCGGGCGTGACGAGCGACGTGAGGACGAGGATGCCGCCCTCGCCGCGGTTGTCCGCGCGCAGGATGAAGACGATGTACTTGATCGAGATGACGAGGATCAGCGACCAGATCACCAGCGACAGCACGCCGAGCACGTTGTCGCGCGTGGGCGGCACGCCGTGCGCCGGGAGGAACGACTCCTTGATCGAGTACAGCGGGCTCGTGCCGATGTCGCCGTAGACGATGCCGAGCGCGGCGAGCGACAGGAGCAGCAGGTAGCGCCGGTCGTGCGGCGCGTGGTGGGCGGCCGCATGGCCCTCGGCGTGGCCCTCGGCGTGGCCCGTCGCGGGGTCGGCGGCGACCGGGACCGGTGTGGCACTCATACGAGAAAGCTAGCCCGGCCCGGGCAGCCTCACGCGCGTCGCGCGCAGCTTTTGTGACTTCTTTATGCCCGCGTGAGACGCGTGAACGGCGCCAGCAGCGCCGCGTGTTGCGCGCGAGCGAGGCGGGCACGGACGAGCTGCGCGAGCGCCGCCCGCACGGCCGCGTCGCGCGCGGCGACCCACGTCGCGCCACCCGATCCGTCACCCGATCGCGCGCCGCTGGCGAGGTGCGCGGCCGTGTGCACCACGTCGCGCACCAGCCACGCCGTGACGCCGAGTCGGTGCGCGGCGACGGCCGCGTCGAGCGCGTCGGCGGCATCGGTGGCGTCGCGCGCGGGCGTCGCGGCGCGCCGGCCGATCGCCAGCCACTCGTCGTGCGACAGGCGCTCCAGCCGGTCGAGGAACGTCGCGCAGCGCGCCGCGGCGGTCGCGTCGCTGCTCGCCAGCTCCCAGCGGAACGCGTGGGAACGGGTGTGGGTGGGGCGGGCGTTGCTGGCT from Roseisolibacter agri includes:
- a CDS encoding nitrous oxide reductase family maturation protein NosD, with protein sequence MRIEALLLAFAVAQPALAQPANAQPATVVVSPDGPVRTIAEGVRRAAPGGRVLVRRGTYREPTVVVDRPLTLEGEGWPTLDGEGARELLRVTADRVTVRGLRFANVGRSYTEDRAALRVVRASGCNIAGNRFDDAFYGVYLAEVTDCRVTGNRLVAHATSEAASGNGIHLWSSRDVLVADNDVRGHRDGIYFEFVRHGRVERNVSAGNLRYGLHFMYSDSSRYLANTFRANGAGVAVMYTRQVEMRGNRFEAARGASAYGLLLKEIGDPVLADNAFSDNTVALMADGATRLVVEGNRFARNGWAVQLQANTQDARFAGNDFLANTFDVATNARDAGATFAANYYDGYRGYDLDRDGRGDVPHRPVRLFSLLVANHEPSLVLLRSFFVDLMDAAERVIPALTPETIADARPAMRPHGAGPRGALAR
- the nosZ gene encoding Sec-dependent nitrous-oxide reductase; translation: MTSTVRKLLTGGIAATAGATLLFACQATATKGGPNLVTGDAASRVYVAPGQHDEYYSFLSGGFSGQVAVYALPSGRLIKHIPVFSQHAENGYGYSEETKAMLQTSYGFVPWDDSHHPELSQTAGEVNGKWLFINANNTPRVARIDLTQFETSEILELPNSAGGHASPFTTPDGRYVVSATRFSVPLGSNADVSIDSYKENFKGTLSFITADQPGKMDVAFQILMPGYNYDLGHAGKGPSEGWFFFTSYNSEQAYTKLETNASQADKDYIAAVNYRKAEACVAEGKAQPTAVTYYHNFMDEKSRVATSEKKTSVRLLDPKACPGMVYYLPTPKSPHGVDVDPTGEYIVAGGKLATVIPVHSAKKLLAAIEARAFEKEIDGIPVLKYDAILAGEVQKPGLGPLHTEFDGRGNAYTSHFISSEVVKWKLGTWEVLDRIPVYYSVGHIMIPGGDSRKPFGKYLVAMNKITKDRYLPTGAELAQSAQLIDISGDKMKLLLDFPTIGEPHYAQALPASLIKDKQVKFFKLSESTHPHGIKGEPEAAIERTGKTVHVKMAAIRSHFAPDNIEGIQLGDTVMFHVTNVEQDWDILHGFAVLGANNAELILQPGETRTLKWVPQRTGIYPFYCTDFCSALHQEMSGYVRVSPAGSNVPLIANVSKKAQTQLSRAGKYEKPAAGQHANHKAND
- a CDS encoding potassium transporter Kup; its protein translation is MSATPVPVAADPATGHAEGHAEGHAAAHHAPHDRRYLLLLSLAALGIVYGDIGTSPLYSIKESFLPAHGVPPTRDNVLGVLSLVIWSLILVISIKYIVFILRADNRGEGGILVLTSLVTPAHALRRGRWGLIILGLFGTALLYGDGMITPAISVLSAVEGLEILTPALSPYVVPITVAIIATLFFFQSHGTSAVGRIFGPVMVLWFGTIAALGVAHIVAEPHVFAAVVPTHALRFFLDNGWHGFVVLGSVFLVVTGGEALYADMGHFGRRPIQLAWFGLVLPALLLNYLGQGALLIRDPAAVANPFYRMVPGWALLPVVIVATLATVIASQALISGAFSLTLQAVQLGYSPRVQIEHTSAREMGQIYIPSVNWALMASCIALVLGFRTSTNLAAAYGVAVTTTMAITTLLFYFVARERWHWSILKAGAVAGFFLVIDLAFWGANLLKIPHGGWVPLVIGAVVFTLLSTWKKGRVVLASRMADRTLPREAFLESLLAHPPHRVPGTAVFMYGSSTGTPPALLHNLKHNRVLHQRVVFLTIRTEGVPHVPPEERARVTEIGHGLWEVVLRYGFMEDADVPEALQALGHPELPFKPLETTYFLGRETLIATKRPGMALWRERLFALMSRNARPATTFFRLPPNRVVELGAQVEL
- a CDS encoding ABC transporter ATP-binding protein; protein product: MLEIRNLTKRFGRLDVLKGVDLAVRPGRVTAILGPNGAGKTTLIKSILGLTRPDGGQVLLGGETVVGAGARGDAYRARIGYMAQIARYPENLSAAELIAMLVELRRTAGADVAHDVARDESLIERFALAPHLDKPMRALSGGTRQKVNAVLAFLFRPELLILDEPTAGLDPVASSALKDRILAARDEGRTLVLTSHVMSELQELADDVAFLADGRVRFAGPVEELLRATRQPTLERAIAHLLRPSLEVLAA